The following proteins are co-located in the Meriones unguiculatus strain TT.TT164.6M chromosome 4, Bangor_MerUng_6.1, whole genome shotgun sequence genome:
- the Ddx54 gene encoding ATP-dependent RNA helicase DDX54 isoform X2, producing the protein MAAGRCVGPGPWSRSAMVPRRKMSLRKRRTGASQVHESYSDDGEFEIQAEDDAMARKLGPGRALPSFPTSEYGSDVEPDTREMVRAQNKKKKKSGGFQSMGLSYPVFKGIMKKGYKVPTPIQRKTIPIVLDGKDVVAMARTGSGKTACFLLPMFERLKVHSAQSGARALILSPTRELALQTMRFTKELGKFTNLKTALILGGDRMEDQFAALHENPDIIIATPGRLVHVVVEMNLKLHSVEYVVFDEADRLFEMGFAEQIQEIIGRLPGDHQTVLFSATLPKLLVEFARAGLTEPILIRLDVDTKLSEHLKTSFFLVREDSKAAVLLHLLRSVVRPQDQTVVFVATRYHAEFLTELLTSQGLSCTHIYSSLDQAARKINLARFTHNKCSTLIVTDLAARGLDIPLLDNAINYSFPAKGKVFLHRVGRVARAGRRGTAYSLVAPDEVPYLLDLYLFLGRCITLAQPHEVPSGTVGSDGVLGQVPQSVVDEEDSCLQTTLDASLDLRGLHHVVSNAQQQYVRCRPAPSPESVRRAKELDLAGLGLHPLFCSRCEEGELQLLKLVDSIRNYGIRSTIFEINSSSRNPSSQMMRAKRHRDQKAITSFHQGRQERQESLTEPFGLKMLTQREEREENQLESVKDIFSEVYQKQPRPGHNQGAKRRREEARHRDREFYVPYRPRDFNSERGLSVSGTGGAFEQQVTGAVLDLMGDEAQSMSQGRKQLKWDRKKKRFVGQSGQEDKRKIKTESGRYINSSYKGDLYQKWKQKQKIDDQDSDEDGPSSRQSPRPRRGGKRGRSHGESQTRAVSAPAGRARSELKTKEQILKQRRQAQKQHFLQRGGLKQLSARNRQRVQELRQGAFGRGAPSRKGKMRKRM; encoded by the exons ATGGCGGCTGGTAGGTGCGTGGGGCCCGGTCCATGGTCGCGGTCCGCCATGGTTCCACGGAGGAAGATGAGCTTGAGGAAACGCCGAACTGGGGCTTCCCAGGTCCACGAGAGCTACTCGGATGATGGGGAGTTCGAGATCCAGGCGGAAGATGACGCCATGGCGCGAAAG CTGGGCCCCGGCAGAGCCTTGCCCTCCTTTCCTACCTCAGAGTATGGATCAGATGTGGAGCCCGACACCCGGGAGATGGTACGAGcccagaacaagaaaaagaagaagtctgGAGGCTTCCAGTCCATGG GCTTGAGCTACCCTGTGTTCAAAGGGATCATGAAAAAGGGCTACAAGGTGCCAACACCCATCCAGAGGAAG ACCATCCCCATAGTCTTGGATGGCAAGGATGTGGTGGCTATGGCCCGGACAGGGAGTGGCAAGACGGCCTGCTTCCTCCTCCCGATGTTTGAGCGACTAAAGGTGCACAGCGCGCAGTCCGGGGCCCGGGCCCTCATCCTCTCACCCACCCGGGAGCTGGCACTGCAGACCATGAGATTCACTAAAGAG CTGGGCAAGTTCACAAACCTCAAGACTGCCTTGATCCTTGGTGGGGACAG AATGGAAGACCAGTTTGCAGCCCTGCACGAGAACCCCGACAT AATCATTGCCACCCCTGGTCGGTTGGTGCACGTGGTTGTGGAGATGAACTTGAAGCTCCACAGTGTGGAGTATGTGGTTTTTGATGAAGCAGACAG GCTCTTTGAAATGGGGTTTGCTGAGCAGATACAAGAGATCATAGGCCGCCTTCCTGGGGACCACCAGACGGTGCTCTTCTCAGCCACATTGCCCAAGCTGCTGGTGGAATTTGCCCGGGCAG GCCTCACAGAACCCATACTCATCCGTCTGGATGTGGACACAAAGCTCAGTGAGCATCTCAAG ACATCTTTCTTCCTCGTTCGGGAGGACTCCAAAGCTGCCGTGCTCCTCCACCTGCTGCGTAGTGTCGTGCGACCCCAGGACCAGACTGTCGTGTTTGTAGCCACAAGGTACCACGCAGAGTTCCTCACAGAG TTGCTGACATCCCAGGGTTTGAGCTGCACCCACATCTACAGTTCCCTGGACCAGGCAGCCCGCAAGATCAACTTGGCGAGGTTCACACACAACAAGTGTTCCACCCTCATCGTGACTGACCTGGCTGCCCGGGGCTTGGACATCCCACTGCTAGATAATGCCATCAACTATAGCTTTCCCGCCAAGGGCAAGGTCTTCCTGCACCGAGTGG GCCGTGTGGCTCGAGCAGGCCGAAGGGGCACAGCTTATTCCTTGGTGGCTCCAGATGAGGTCCCCTACCTGCTTGACCTTTACCTGTTCTTGGGCCGCTGCATCACCCTTGCCCAGCCTCATGAAGTGCCCTCAG GTACAGTTGGTAGCGACGGCGTGCTGGGCCAGGTGCCCCAGAGTGTGGTGGATGAGGAGGACAGCTGCCTGCAGACCACCCTGGACGCATCACTGGATCTTCGGGGCCTGCACCATGTGGTCAGCAATGCTCAGCAGCAGTATGTGCGCTGCCGTCCAGCGCCCTCACCTGAGTCCGTCAGGAGAGCCAAGGAGCTGGACCTGGCAGGGTTGGGCTTACACCCACTCTTCT GCTCGCGCTGTGAGGAGGGAGAACTGCAGCTCCTGAAGCTGGTGGACAGCATCAGGAACTATGGCATCCGCTCG ACCATCTTTGAGATCAACTCCTCCAGCAGGAACCCAAGCAGCCAAATGATGCGCGCCAAGCGGCACAGGGACCAAAAAGCTATCACCAGCTTCCATCAGGGGCGTCAGGAGAGGCAAGAAAGCCTAACTGAGCCATTCGGCCTGAAGATGCTGActcagagggaggagagagaggagaaccaACTGGAGAGTGTGAAG GATATCTTCTCAGAGGTGTACCAGAAGCAGCCAAGGCCAGGACACAACCAAGGAGCCAAGAGACGGAGGGAAGAGGCCCGACATCGAGACCGGGAGTTCTATGTTCCCTACCGGCCCAGGGACTTCAACAGTGAGAGGGG GCTGAGTGTCAGTGGGACTGGAGGGGCCTTTGAGCAGCAGGTGACTGGTGCAGTCCTCGACCTGATGGGGGATGAAGCACAGAGCATGAGCCAAGGTCGGAAGCAGCTCAAGTG GGACCGGAAGAAGAAGCGGTTTGTGGGGCAGTCAGGCCAAGAGGACAAGAGAAAGATCAAGACGGAGAGTGGCCGGTATATCAACAGCTCCTATAAGGGTGACCT CTACCAGAagtggaagcagaagcagaaaattGATGACCAAGACTCTGACGAAGACGGGCCGTCCAGCAGGCAAAGCCCTAGGCCCCGCAGAGGTGGGAAGCGAGGCCGTAGTCATG GTGAGTCCCAGACCCGAGCAGTCAGTGCACCCGCAGGCCGCGCGCGCTCAGAACTCAAGACCAAGGAACAGATCTTGAAGCAGCGACGTCAAGCCCAGAAGCAGCACTTTCTGCAGCGAGGGGGCCTGAAGCAGCTTTCGGCTCGCAACCGCCAACGAGTCCAAGAGCTGCGCCAGGGCGCCTTTGGCCGGGGTGCTCCCTCCAGGAAAGGcaagatgaggaagaggatgtaA
- the Rita1 gene encoding RBPJ-interacting and tubulin-associated protein 1, with amino-acid sequence MQALHLQHRSPSSYRVKARASYVDETLFGSPAGTQPTLPDFDPPWVQNCNRVRGVDLGPPKVSLAKRDYESTPSRASTPNLTPRKKNKYRLIGHTPSYCDESLFGSQPQGTSKEGARTAMGDAAKLRTLFWTPPPTPRGSHSPCSRETPVRAIHPAGPSKAEPRVDTGSPKMSHDGLDASCSLGRRRSQSLTHLTVPSMVHPASGVPQTNEPWSPRPSTSGVTVRSPLATPKAQSGSVSGPAAPKRGAGPPKPKPPWK; translated from the exons ATGCAGGCGCTCCACCTTCAGCACCGCAGCCCCAGCAGCTACAGGGTCAAGGCCAGGGCGTCCTATGTGGATGAGACCCTGTTTGGCAGCCCAGCAGGAACCCAGCCCACTCTTCCAGACTTTGACCCACCGTGGGTACAGAATTGTAACAGAGTGAGAGGAGTGGACCTGGGACCTCCGAAGGTCTCTTTGGCCAAGAGAGACTATGAGTCCACCCCTTCCAGGGCCAGCACCCCAAACCTTACaccaaggaagaaaaacaaatacag GTTGATTGGCCACACCCCGTCCTACTGTGATGAGTCACTGTTTGGCTCCCAGCCACAGGGCACCAGCAAGGAGGGGGCTCGGACAGCCATGGGGGATGCTGCCAAGCTCCGGACCCTTTTCTGGACGCCGCCACCCACCCCAAGGGGCAGTCACTCACCTTGCTCCAGGGAGACCCCAGTTCGAGCCATTCACCCAGCTGGACCCTCCAAGGCAGAGCCCAGAGTGGACACAGGTTCCCCAAAGATGTCTCATGATGGGCTGGATGCTTCCTGCTCTTTGGGGCGGAGGCGTTCCCAATCACTCACCCACCTAACTGTCCCTAGCATGGTTCATCCAGCTTCCGGTGTCCCCCAGACCAATGAGCCTTGGAGTCCCCGGCCTTCCACATCAGGGGTGACTGTCCGGAGCCCCCTGGCCACTCCCAAGGCACAGTCAGGCAGTGTTTCAGGGCCAGCCGCCCCTAAGCGAGGGGCCGGCCCCCCCAAGCCAAAGCCTCCTTGGAAATGA
- the Ddx54 gene encoding ATP-dependent RNA helicase DDX54 isoform X1 → MAAGRCVGPGPWSRSAMVPRRKMSLRKRRTGASQVHESYSDDGEFEIQAEDDAMARKLGPGRALPSFPTSEYGSDVEPDTREMVRAQNKKKKKSGGFQSMGLSYPVFKGIMKKGYKVPTPIQRKTIPIVLDGKDVVAMARTGSGKTACFLLPMFERLKVHSAQSGARALILSPTRELALQTMRFTKELGKFTNLKTALILGGDRMEDQFAALHENPDIIIATPGRLVHVVVEMNLKLHSVEYVVFDEADRLFEMGFAEQIQEIIGRLPGDHQTVLFSATLPKLLVEFARAGLTEPILIRLDVDTKLSEHLKTSFFLVREDSKAAVLLHLLRSVVRPQDQTVVFVATRYHAEFLTELLTSQGLSCTHIYSSLDQAARKINLARFTHNKCSTLIVTDLAARGLDIPLLDNAINYSFPAKGKVFLHRVGRVARAGRRGTAYSLVAPDEVPYLLDLYLFLGRCITLAQPHEVPSAGTVGSDGVLGQVPQSVVDEEDSCLQTTLDASLDLRGLHHVVSNAQQQYVRCRPAPSPESVRRAKELDLAGLGLHPLFCSRCEEGELQLLKLVDSIRNYGIRSTIFEINSSSRNPSSQMMRAKRHRDQKAITSFHQGRQERQESLTEPFGLKMLTQREEREENQLESVKDIFSEVYQKQPRPGHNQGAKRRREEARHRDREFYVPYRPRDFNSERGLSVSGTGGAFEQQVTGAVLDLMGDEAQSMSQGRKQLKWDRKKKRFVGQSGQEDKRKIKTESGRYINSSYKGDLYQKWKQKQKIDDQDSDEDGPSSRQSPRPRRGGKRGRSHGESQTRAVSAPAGRARSELKTKEQILKQRRQAQKQHFLQRGGLKQLSARNRQRVQELRQGAFGRGAPSRKGKMRKRM, encoded by the exons ATGGCGGCTGGTAGGTGCGTGGGGCCCGGTCCATGGTCGCGGTCCGCCATGGTTCCACGGAGGAAGATGAGCTTGAGGAAACGCCGAACTGGGGCTTCCCAGGTCCACGAGAGCTACTCGGATGATGGGGAGTTCGAGATCCAGGCGGAAGATGACGCCATGGCGCGAAAG CTGGGCCCCGGCAGAGCCTTGCCCTCCTTTCCTACCTCAGAGTATGGATCAGATGTGGAGCCCGACACCCGGGAGATGGTACGAGcccagaacaagaaaaagaagaagtctgGAGGCTTCCAGTCCATGG GCTTGAGCTACCCTGTGTTCAAAGGGATCATGAAAAAGGGCTACAAGGTGCCAACACCCATCCAGAGGAAG ACCATCCCCATAGTCTTGGATGGCAAGGATGTGGTGGCTATGGCCCGGACAGGGAGTGGCAAGACGGCCTGCTTCCTCCTCCCGATGTTTGAGCGACTAAAGGTGCACAGCGCGCAGTCCGGGGCCCGGGCCCTCATCCTCTCACCCACCCGGGAGCTGGCACTGCAGACCATGAGATTCACTAAAGAG CTGGGCAAGTTCACAAACCTCAAGACTGCCTTGATCCTTGGTGGGGACAG AATGGAAGACCAGTTTGCAGCCCTGCACGAGAACCCCGACAT AATCATTGCCACCCCTGGTCGGTTGGTGCACGTGGTTGTGGAGATGAACTTGAAGCTCCACAGTGTGGAGTATGTGGTTTTTGATGAAGCAGACAG GCTCTTTGAAATGGGGTTTGCTGAGCAGATACAAGAGATCATAGGCCGCCTTCCTGGGGACCACCAGACGGTGCTCTTCTCAGCCACATTGCCCAAGCTGCTGGTGGAATTTGCCCGGGCAG GCCTCACAGAACCCATACTCATCCGTCTGGATGTGGACACAAAGCTCAGTGAGCATCTCAAG ACATCTTTCTTCCTCGTTCGGGAGGACTCCAAAGCTGCCGTGCTCCTCCACCTGCTGCGTAGTGTCGTGCGACCCCAGGACCAGACTGTCGTGTTTGTAGCCACAAGGTACCACGCAGAGTTCCTCACAGAG TTGCTGACATCCCAGGGTTTGAGCTGCACCCACATCTACAGTTCCCTGGACCAGGCAGCCCGCAAGATCAACTTGGCGAGGTTCACACACAACAAGTGTTCCACCCTCATCGTGACTGACCTGGCTGCCCGGGGCTTGGACATCCCACTGCTAGATAATGCCATCAACTATAGCTTTCCCGCCAAGGGCAAGGTCTTCCTGCACCGAGTGG GCCGTGTGGCTCGAGCAGGCCGAAGGGGCACAGCTTATTCCTTGGTGGCTCCAGATGAGGTCCCCTACCTGCTTGACCTTTACCTGTTCTTGGGCCGCTGCATCACCCTTGCCCAGCCTCATGAAGTGCCCTCAG CAGGTACAGTTGGTAGCGACGGCGTGCTGGGCCAGGTGCCCCAGAGTGTGGTGGATGAGGAGGACAGCTGCCTGCAGACCACCCTGGACGCATCACTGGATCTTCGGGGCCTGCACCATGTGGTCAGCAATGCTCAGCAGCAGTATGTGCGCTGCCGTCCAGCGCCCTCACCTGAGTCCGTCAGGAGAGCCAAGGAGCTGGACCTGGCAGGGTTGGGCTTACACCCACTCTTCT GCTCGCGCTGTGAGGAGGGAGAACTGCAGCTCCTGAAGCTGGTGGACAGCATCAGGAACTATGGCATCCGCTCG ACCATCTTTGAGATCAACTCCTCCAGCAGGAACCCAAGCAGCCAAATGATGCGCGCCAAGCGGCACAGGGACCAAAAAGCTATCACCAGCTTCCATCAGGGGCGTCAGGAGAGGCAAGAAAGCCTAACTGAGCCATTCGGCCTGAAGATGCTGActcagagggaggagagagaggagaaccaACTGGAGAGTGTGAAG GATATCTTCTCAGAGGTGTACCAGAAGCAGCCAAGGCCAGGACACAACCAAGGAGCCAAGAGACGGAGGGAAGAGGCCCGACATCGAGACCGGGAGTTCTATGTTCCCTACCGGCCCAGGGACTTCAACAGTGAGAGGGG GCTGAGTGTCAGTGGGACTGGAGGGGCCTTTGAGCAGCAGGTGACTGGTGCAGTCCTCGACCTGATGGGGGATGAAGCACAGAGCATGAGCCAAGGTCGGAAGCAGCTCAAGTG GGACCGGAAGAAGAAGCGGTTTGTGGGGCAGTCAGGCCAAGAGGACAAGAGAAAGATCAAGACGGAGAGTGGCCGGTATATCAACAGCTCCTATAAGGGTGACCT CTACCAGAagtggaagcagaagcagaaaattGATGACCAAGACTCTGACGAAGACGGGCCGTCCAGCAGGCAAAGCCCTAGGCCCCGCAGAGGTGGGAAGCGAGGCCGTAGTCATG GTGAGTCCCAGACCCGAGCAGTCAGTGCACCCGCAGGCCGCGCGCGCTCAGAACTCAAGACCAAGGAACAGATCTTGAAGCAGCGACGTCAAGCCCAGAAGCAGCACTTTCTGCAGCGAGGGGGCCTGAAGCAGCTTTCGGCTCGCAACCGCCAACGAGTCCAAGAGCTGCGCCAGGGCGCCTTTGGCCGGGGTGCTCCCTCCAGGAAAGGcaagatgaggaagaggatgtaA
- the Cfap73 gene encoding cilia- and flagella-associated protein 73 gives MAVAWEEYFRLALREKVPKKPLEQNVELFLPLLRLWEKKQELAAADQALQHQKEEFRSTMATLKQRWAQLEQKEQELKGSFIRFDKFLQDAEARRGRAQRRATEESQGARHQEAEALRLRAQLEELRQERERLQRRLRRLEPCARLLERVLEHLPEFQEVQELVARFDGLADTQEALKLAESKRQVELDTTRVQLNRLREAKEDELLRLGQQRAQLLEQLEAARERTLQWESKWTQIQNTAAAKTLLLGRTRMSALNLYQLVRLRQSQPRALDVEDTEGQLEEVKLFIMDLSAMLANLAQAEPTATAS, from the exons ATGGCGGTAGCCTGGGAGGAGTATTTCCGACTGGCCCTCCGAGAGAAAGTGCCTAA GAAGCCTCTAGAGCAGAACGTAGAACTCTTTCTACCCCTGCTTCGTCTATGGGAGAAGAAACAAGAGCTAGCAGCCGCAGACCAGGCTCTGCAGCACCAGAAGGAG GAGTTTCGCAGCACGATGGCCACCCTGAAGCAGCGCTGGGCACAGCtggagcagaaagagcaggagctGAAGGGGTCTTTCATCCGATTTGACAAATTTCTCCAG GACGCAGAGGCCCGAAGGGGTCGCGCACAGCGGAGAGCCACAGAGGAGAGCCAAGGAGCGCgccatcaggaggcagaggcgctGCGGCTGCGCGCACAGCTGGAGGAGCTGCGGCAGGAGCGCGAGCGGCTGCAGCGGAGGCTGCGGCGCCTGGAGCCCTGTGCGCGCCTCCTGGAGCGCGTGCTGGAACACCTGCCGGAG TTTCAGGAGGTTCAGGAACTGGTGGCACGCTTCGATGGCCTGGCAGACACACAGGAGGCACTGAAGCTGGCGGAGAGCAAGCGACAGGTGGAGCTGGACACGACCCGTGTGCAGCTGAATCGTCTGCGGGAAGCCAAGGAGGATGAGCTGTTGCGTCTGGGCCAGCAGCGCGCGCAGCTGCTCGAGCAGTTGGAGGCAGCGCGAGAGCGCACTCTGCAGTGG GAATCCAAGTGGACTCAAATCCAGAACACAGCAGCGGCCAAGACGCTGCTCCTGGGACGCACTCGGATGTCTGCCCTCAACCTGTACCAGCTTGTGCGCCTGCGCCAGAGTCAGCCGCGAGCCTTGGACGTGGAGGACACCGAGGGGCAGCTGGAGGAG GTGAAGCTGTTTATCATGGACCTCTCAGCCATGCTGGCCAACCTTGCCCAGGCTGAGCCCACAGCCACTGCCTCCTAG
- the Iqcd gene encoding dynein regulatory complex protein 10 isoform X1, with protein sequence MALDVLSMAPNYQGLAIHRIPMKTGLVTAEPIKALVPSKSKLNTIEAKRIMSVLDEAIHKVELVTLMSYIEYHPEALDEMVPEDLVAAIKEHLNISQALLESASIVQEKQKQLEEEDEDIEESWGRDRLLSIEIHKSDLWPMTHQFRDSTKAVLRLLLSNPQSARLLQIQAPGRSPAAQCLLDCLVELRGFLFEKLLTSPMELKEKNQFIQDITRRNERNQEVIDGLQAELAKVLKSKESEVEKENFVIQELKNHLHQVFKFSENSLLRTKQEAEKQQKMDYRASQARLAKIQQDILALRSQFHNLVMENREVEQALRKKKYKVETEIENWIQKYDMEMSEKQEEYEDLESIHKEEKLQLEELKERHAVLVEEFSQIRAESEINSKKRVEAEREMVRMVKAATLIQAVWKGYLVRSMLRSKKKKRGKGKGKEKGKEKGKEKKGKGKGKGKKKK encoded by the exons ATGGCCTTGGACGTCCTCAGCATGGCCCCTAACTACCAAGGCCTGGCCATCCATAGAATTCCGATGAAGACAGGCCTAGTCACAGCCGAGCCAATTAAGGCCTTGGTCCCATCCAAATCCAAGCTCAACACCATTGAGGCCAAGAGGATCATGTCAGTCCTGGATGAGGCCATACACAAGGTGGAGCTGGTGACCCTGATGTCCTACATAGAGTACCACCCAGAGGCTCTGGATGAAATGGTACCCGAGGACTTGGTGGCCGCCATAAAAGAGCACTTGAATATCAGCCAGGCCCTGCTGGAGAGTGCCAGCATCGTACAGGAGAAACAAAAGCAGCTGGAGGAAGAGGACGAGGACATTGAGGAAAGCTGGGGCCGGGATCGCTTGCTGTCAATAGAGATACACAAGTCCGACCTGTGGCCGATGACACACCAGTTCCGAGACTCCACCAAGGCTGTCCTAAGGCTCCTGCTTAGTAACCCTCAGAGCGCGAGGCTGCTGCAGATACAGGCACCAGGCAGAAGCCCAGCGGCCCAGTGTCTTCTGGACTGCCTGGTGGAGCTGCGGGGTTTCCTCTTTGAGAAGCTCCTCACCAGCCCCATGGAACTGAAGGAGAAGAACCAATTCATACAGGACATCACCCGGAGGAATGAAAGGAACCAAGAGGTCATCGATGGCCTCCAGGCTGAACTGGCAAAGGTGCTGAAGAGTAAGGAGTCAGAG GTGGAAAAGGAGAACTTTGTGATCCAGGAACTGAAGAATCACCTGCACCAGGTGTTCAAGTTCTCTGAGAACAGCCTCCTTCGCACGAAGCAGGAGGCCGAGAAGCAGCAAAAGATGGATTACCGGGCCTCTCAGGCCAGGCTGGCCAAGATACAGCAAGATATCCTGGCGCTTCGCTCGCAGTTCCACAACCTGGTCATGGAGAATCGGGAGGTGGAGCAGGCCCTAAGGAAG aaaaaatataaagtggAGACAGAAATTGAAAATTGGATCCAAAAATATGACATGGAGATGAGTGAGAAGCAG GAGGAATACGAGGACCTGGAGAGCATCCACAAGGAGGAAAAGCTGCAACTGGAGGAGCTGAAGGAGAGGCATGCGGTGCTGGTGGAAGAGTTCTCCCAGATCCGTGCCGAGAGCGAGATCAACTCCAAGAAGCGGGTGGAGGCGGAGCGGGAGATGGTGCGCATGGTGAAGGCCGCCACGCTCATCCAGGCCGTGTGGAAGGGCTACTTGGTGCGCTCCATGCTTAGGTCCAAGAAGAAGAAGCGGGGAAAGGGCAAAGGCAAAGAAAAGGGTAAGGAGAAGGGCAAGGAGAAGAAGGGCAAGGGCAAGGGCAAAGGCAAGAAGAAGAAGTGA
- the Iqcd gene encoding dynein regulatory complex protein 10 isoform X3, translated as MALDVLSMAPNYQGLAIHRIPMKTGLVTAEPIKALVPSKSKLNTIEAKRIMSVLDEAIHKVELVTLMSYIEYHPEALDEMVPEDLVAAIKEHLNISQALLESASIVQEKQKQLEEEDEDIEESWGRDRLLSIEIHKSDLWPMTHQFRDSTKAVLRLLLSNPQSARLLQIQAPGRSPAAQCLLDCLVELRGFLFEKLLTSPMELKEKNQFIQDITRRNERNQEVIDGLQAELAKVLKSKESEEEYEDLESIHKEEKLQLEELKERHAVLVEEFSQIRAESEINSKKRVEAEREMVRMVKAATLIQAVWKGYLVRSMLRSKKKKRGKGKGKEKGKEKGKEKKGKGKGKGKKKK; from the exons ATGGCCTTGGACGTCCTCAGCATGGCCCCTAACTACCAAGGCCTGGCCATCCATAGAATTCCGATGAAGACAGGCCTAGTCACAGCCGAGCCAATTAAGGCCTTGGTCCCATCCAAATCCAAGCTCAACACCATTGAGGCCAAGAGGATCATGTCAGTCCTGGATGAGGCCATACACAAGGTGGAGCTGGTGACCCTGATGTCCTACATAGAGTACCACCCAGAGGCTCTGGATGAAATGGTACCCGAGGACTTGGTGGCCGCCATAAAAGAGCACTTGAATATCAGCCAGGCCCTGCTGGAGAGTGCCAGCATCGTACAGGAGAAACAAAAGCAGCTGGAGGAAGAGGACGAGGACATTGAGGAAAGCTGGGGCCGGGATCGCTTGCTGTCAATAGAGATACACAAGTCCGACCTGTGGCCGATGACACACCAGTTCCGAGACTCCACCAAGGCTGTCCTAAGGCTCCTGCTTAGTAACCCTCAGAGCGCGAGGCTGCTGCAGATACAGGCACCAGGCAGAAGCCCAGCGGCCCAGTGTCTTCTGGACTGCCTGGTGGAGCTGCGGGGTTTCCTCTTTGAGAAGCTCCTCACCAGCCCCATGGAACTGAAGGAGAAGAACCAATTCATACAGGACATCACCCGGAGGAATGAAAGGAACCAAGAGGTCATCGATGGCCTCCAGGCTGAACTGGCAAAGGTGCTGAAGAGTAAGGAGTCAGAG GAGGAATACGAGGACCTGGAGAGCATCCACAAGGAGGAAAAGCTGCAACTGGAGGAGCTGAAGGAGAGGCATGCGGTGCTGGTGGAAGAGTTCTCCCAGATCCGTGCCGAGAGCGAGATCAACTCCAAGAAGCGGGTGGAGGCGGAGCGGGAGATGGTGCGCATGGTGAAGGCCGCCACGCTCATCCAGGCCGTGTGGAAGGGCTACTTGGTGCGCTCCATGCTTAGGTCCAAGAAGAAGAAGCGGGGAAAGGGCAAAGGCAAAGAAAAGGGTAAGGAGAAGGGCAAGGAGAAGAAGGGCAAGGGCAAGGGCAAAGGCAAGAAGAAGAAGTGA
- the Iqcd gene encoding dynein regulatory complex protein 10 isoform X2, whose product MALDVLSMAPNYQGLAIHRIPMKTGLVTAEPIKALVPSKSKLNTIEAKRIMSVLDEAIHKVELVTLMSYIEYHPEALDEMVPEDLVAAIKEHLNISQALLESASIVQEKQKQLEEEDEDIEESWGRDRLLSIEIHKSDLWPMTHQFRDSTKAVLRLLLSNPQSARLLQIQAPGRSPAAQCLLDCLVELRGFLFEKLLTSPMELKEKNQFIQDITRRNERNQEVIDGLQAELAKVLKSKESEKKYKVETEIENWIQKYDMEMSEKQEEYEDLESIHKEEKLQLEELKERHAVLVEEFSQIRAESEINSKKRVEAEREMVRMVKAATLIQAVWKGYLVRSMLRSKKKKRGKGKGKEKGKEKGKEKKGKGKGKGKKKK is encoded by the exons ATGGCCTTGGACGTCCTCAGCATGGCCCCTAACTACCAAGGCCTGGCCATCCATAGAATTCCGATGAAGACAGGCCTAGTCACAGCCGAGCCAATTAAGGCCTTGGTCCCATCCAAATCCAAGCTCAACACCATTGAGGCCAAGAGGATCATGTCAGTCCTGGATGAGGCCATACACAAGGTGGAGCTGGTGACCCTGATGTCCTACATAGAGTACCACCCAGAGGCTCTGGATGAAATGGTACCCGAGGACTTGGTGGCCGCCATAAAAGAGCACTTGAATATCAGCCAGGCCCTGCTGGAGAGTGCCAGCATCGTACAGGAGAAACAAAAGCAGCTGGAGGAAGAGGACGAGGACATTGAGGAAAGCTGGGGCCGGGATCGCTTGCTGTCAATAGAGATACACAAGTCCGACCTGTGGCCGATGACACACCAGTTCCGAGACTCCACCAAGGCTGTCCTAAGGCTCCTGCTTAGTAACCCTCAGAGCGCGAGGCTGCTGCAGATACAGGCACCAGGCAGAAGCCCAGCGGCCCAGTGTCTTCTGGACTGCCTGGTGGAGCTGCGGGGTTTCCTCTTTGAGAAGCTCCTCACCAGCCCCATGGAACTGAAGGAGAAGAACCAATTCATACAGGACATCACCCGGAGGAATGAAAGGAACCAAGAGGTCATCGATGGCCTCCAGGCTGAACTGGCAAAGGTGCTGAAGAGTAAGGAGTCAGAG aaaaaatataaagtggAGACAGAAATTGAAAATTGGATCCAAAAATATGACATGGAGATGAGTGAGAAGCAG GAGGAATACGAGGACCTGGAGAGCATCCACAAGGAGGAAAAGCTGCAACTGGAGGAGCTGAAGGAGAGGCATGCGGTGCTGGTGGAAGAGTTCTCCCAGATCCGTGCCGAGAGCGAGATCAACTCCAAGAAGCGGGTGGAGGCGGAGCGGGAGATGGTGCGCATGGTGAAGGCCGCCACGCTCATCCAGGCCGTGTGGAAGGGCTACTTGGTGCGCTCCATGCTTAGGTCCAAGAAGAAGAAGCGGGGAAAGGGCAAAGGCAAAGAAAAGGGTAAGGAGAAGGGCAAGGAGAAGAAGGGCAAGGGCAAGGGCAAAGGCAAGAAGAAGAAGTGA